A genomic region of Antennarius striatus isolate MH-2024 chromosome 2, ASM4005453v1, whole genome shotgun sequence contains the following coding sequences:
- the acvr1ba gene encoding activin A receptor type 1Ba encodes MVHKQEILVSSTCERTPPPPRGKTQKISGSLPPWNLLSFGPGIVSGPADPELLLFEALRCNCTNCEKTGYECETDGACMASTYYVQGKEQHVRICIDQDNLVPPGQPFYCLSAEGFLNTHCCYEDYCNSIDLKVPVPTKEGDWSGSGSSWGPVELVAVIAGPVFLLCVLLMVGVFLFQYHQRSYGHRQRLEVEDPSCDHLYLAKDKTLQDLIYDMSTSGSGSGLPLFVQRTVARTIVLQEIIGKGRFGEVWRGKWRGGDVAVKIFSSREERSWFREAEIYQTIMLRHENILGFIAADNKDNGTWTQLWLVSDYHEHGSLFDYLNRYSVTIEGMIKLALSAASGLAHLHMEILGTQGKPGIAHRDLKSKNILVKKNGMCAIADLGLAVRHESITDTIDIAPNQRVGTKRYMAPEVLDETINMKHFDSFKCADIYALGLVYWEIARRCNAGGIHEEYQLPYYDLVPSDPSIEEMRKVVCDQKLRPNVPNWWQSYESLRVMGKIMRECWYANGAARLTALRIKKTLSQLSVEEDIKM; translated from the exons ATGgtacacaaacaggaaatattAGTGAGCTCAACTTGtgaaagaacccccccccctccccgagGTAAGACACAGAAAATTAGTGGAAGCTTGCCACCCTGGAATCTTCTTTCCTTTGGACCAGGCATTGTCAGTGGTCCAGCTGATCCTGAGCTGCTTCTATTTGAAG CCCTACGTTGTAACTGCACAAACTGTGAGAAGACAGGCTATGAGTGCGAAACAGACGGTGCCTGCATGGCCTCCACATATTACGTCCAGGGGAAGGAGCAACATGTACGCATCTGTATAGACCAAGACAACTTGGTCCCTCCTGGACAACCCTTCTACTGCCTGAGTGCTGAAGGATTTCTCAACACTCACTGCTGCTATGAAGATTACTGCAACAGTATTGACCTGAAAGTTCCTG TTCCTACAAAGGAGGGGGACTGGTCAGGCTCAGGCAGCTCTTGGGGACCAGTGGAGCTGGTGGCAGTCATCGCAGGCCCGGTCTTCCTTCTGTGTGTGCTGCTGATGGTCGGCGTGTTTCTATTCCAGTATCACCAGAGGTCATATGGCCACAGGCAGAGGCTGGAGGTCGAAGACCCCTCCTGCGACCATCTGTATCTGGCAAAGGACAAAACCCTGCAGGACCTCATCTACGACATGTCCACTTCTGGATCCGGCTCTG GTTTGCCCTTGTTCGTGCAGCGGACGGTGGCTCGGACCATTGTGCTGCAGGAGATAATAGGAAAGGGCCGCTTTGGCGAGGTGTGGAGAGGaaaatggaggggaggagacgTGGCAGTGAAAATCTTTTCGTCTAGAGAAGAGCGCTCCTGGTTCAGGGAAGCTGAAATCTACCAGACGATAATGCTGCGCCATGAAAATATCCTGGGATTCATTGCTGCAGACAATAAAG ACAATGGGACATGGACTCAGCTGTGGCTGGTGTCAGACTACCATGAGCACGGTTCTCTGTTCGACTACCTGAACAGATACTCTGTCACCATCGAGGGCATGATTAAACTGGCCCTGTCGGCTGCCAGTGGCCTGGCGCATCTACACATGGAGATCCTTGGCACTCAGG GTAAACCAGGCATCGCTCACCGTGACCTCAAGTCGAAAAATATCCTGGTTAAGAAAAATGGCATGTGTGCCATAGCCGACCTCGGCCTGGCAGTCCGCCACGAGTCCATCACAGACACGATCGACATTGCCCCGAACCAACGCGTGGGCACAAAGAG GTATATGGCTCCAGAGGTCCTGGACGAAACCATcaacatgaaacattttgatTCCTTCAAGTGTGCTGATATTTACGCATTGGGCCTTGTGTACTGGGAGATCGCACGACGCTGCAACGCAGGAG GTATCCATGAGGAGTATCAGCTGCCCTACTACGACCTTGTGCCCTCTGACCCTTCCatagaggagatgaggaaggtgGTGTGTGACCAGAAGCTGAGGCCCAATGTGCCCAACTGGTGGCAGAGCTACGAG TCCCTGCGAGTGATGGGGAAGATCATGAGGGAGTGTTGGTATGCGAACGGCGCCGCCAGGCTGACAGCCCTGCGTATCAAGAAGACCTTGTCTCAACTCAGCGTGGAGGAGGACATCAAGATGTGA